A region of Paractinoplanes abujensis DNA encodes the following proteins:
- a CDS encoding DUF4360 domain-containing protein codes for MLKALAVGASLAASLVAVGSPANAAGTPRPDEEMVIGVVAANGSGCPFGSAQVTPSPDNKAFTVTYSEFTAQVGVGTKPTDFRKNCQLALDVHVPQGYTYAISGTDYRGFAQLARGATASETANYYFQGERQSTRIRHDFRGPFDGNWQRTDTVGISSLAFLPCGEQRYLNVNTELRVNAGSSNTKKTTSMLTMDSTDGRLDTVYHVSWKKC; via the coding sequence GTGCTCAAAGCTCTTGCTGTCGGCGCCTCTCTGGCCGCTTCCCTCGTCGCCGTCGGATCGCCGGCCAACGCCGCCGGAACTCCGCGTCCGGACGAGGAGATGGTCATCGGCGTCGTCGCCGCCAACGGCTCCGGTTGTCCGTTCGGAAGTGCCCAGGTGACCCCCTCGCCGGACAACAAGGCCTTCACCGTCACCTACAGCGAGTTCACCGCTCAGGTGGGTGTCGGGACGAAGCCGACCGATTTCCGCAAGAACTGTCAGCTCGCTCTGGACGTGCATGTCCCGCAGGGGTACACCTATGCCATTTCCGGAACCGACTACCGCGGTTTCGCCCAGCTGGCGCGCGGGGCGACTGCGTCCGAAACCGCGAACTACTACTTCCAGGGCGAACGTCAGAGCACGCGCATCCGGCACGACTTCCGGGGCCCGTTCGACGGCAACTGGCAGCGCACCGACACGGTCGGCATCAGCTCGCTGGCCTTCCTGCCGTGCGGCGAGCAGCGCTATCTGAACGTCAACACGGAGCTCCGCGTCAACGCCGGCTCGTCCAACACCAAGAAGACCACCAGCATGCTGACGATGGACTCGACCGACGGCCGCCTCGACACGGTCTATCACGTGTCCTGGAAGAAGTGCTGA
- a CDS encoding response regulator — protein MLVVDDDHDFLDMVSHTLTVRGFDVETASDSDEAMTVCRQRAGGIHVLLADLSLPGDLSGGLARRVAAEYPDVQTIFVTGVPRYIALGGGLVTPDAPYLEKPISPDVLTSLIRSKLPQSAP, from the coding sequence GTGCTCGTGGTCGACGACGATCACGACTTCCTGGACATGGTGTCGCACACCTTGACCGTGCGCGGATTCGATGTCGAGACGGCGTCCGACTCCGACGAGGCCATGACCGTCTGCCGGCAGCGCGCCGGAGGGATCCACGTGCTGCTCGCTGATTTGTCTCTTCCGGGAGATCTCAGCGGCGGTCTCGCCCGCCGGGTCGCCGCTGAATACCCGGACGTCCAGACCATCTTCGTGACCGGAGTGCCGCGTTACATTGCTCTGGGCGGCGGGCTGGTCACCCCGGACGCCCCGTATCTGGAGAAACCGATCAGCCCTGATGTGCTGACCAGCTTGATCCGCAGCAAGCTCCCGCAGTCCGCCCCGTAG
- a CDS encoding MEDS domain-containing protein has product MTLRDHHHHAGRLEHYALIADDEHTVERVLLPQLRRAVAARENILMVVGPQTAAEVRDGLGRDAHELLWAPTDRFYQRLGFTYARFLRYVRDQHARRRRVHLITEPDLVTVPETPVDRAAAYLSYEAMANSTLAGYGCPITCIWHDGQQKAPIIDEIRKVHPQEWTASGPAGNPGFITPADYFTRPRQPAMAAPPAVTDLDITLEHLHEVADCRAAIARWAATRHFVPTATAQVVAAASEVVSNGVHHGRPPVRVRAWEHDATLIVHVDDHGGRPIPATAGYRPPATPADPTGLWVARQLTDVVLTRTGQGETAVRLHFPYSVTHRHLEVPHLA; this is encoded by the coding sequence ATGACCCTCCGCGACCATCATCACCACGCTGGGCGCCTCGAGCACTACGCTTTGATCGCCGACGATGAGCACACCGTCGAACGCGTCCTGCTGCCCCAGCTACGGCGCGCTGTCGCCGCCCGCGAGAACATCCTGATGGTCGTCGGCCCGCAGACCGCCGCAGAGGTCCGCGACGGGTTGGGCCGCGACGCCCACGAGCTGCTCTGGGCCCCTACCGACCGCTTCTACCAGCGGCTCGGCTTCACCTACGCACGGTTTCTGCGGTACGTACGTGACCAGCACGCCCGACGGCGGCGCGTGCACCTGATCACCGAGCCCGACCTCGTGACCGTTCCCGAGACACCGGTCGACCGGGCCGCCGCCTACCTCAGCTACGAGGCCATGGCCAACAGCACCCTCGCCGGCTACGGCTGCCCGATCACCTGCATCTGGCACGACGGCCAGCAGAAAGCCCCGATCATCGACGAGATCCGCAAGGTTCACCCGCAGGAGTGGACCGCATCCGGCCCCGCGGGCAACCCCGGCTTCATCACACCGGCCGACTATTTCACCCGGCCCCGGCAACCGGCCATGGCGGCACCTCCCGCAGTCACCGACCTCGACATCACCCTCGAGCACCTGCATGAGGTCGCGGACTGCCGCGCCGCCATCGCCCGCTGGGCGGCCACGCGCCACTTCGTCCCCACCGCAACCGCGCAGGTGGTGGCGGCAGCCAGCGAAGTGGTCAGCAACGGCGTGCACCACGGCCGGCCGCCGGTCCGGGTCCGCGCCTGGGAGCACGACGCCACGCTGATCGTCCACGTCGACGATCACGGCGGCCGGCCCATCCCGGCCACCGCCGGATACCGGCCGCCGGCCACACCCGCCGACCCCACCGGGCTCTGGGTCGCCCGCCAGCTCACCGACGTGGTACTCACCCGCACCGGCCAGGGCGAAACCGCCGTACGCCTGCACTTCCCGTACTCGGTGACACACCGGCACCTCGAGGTACCCCACCTGGCCTGA
- a CDS encoding GNAT family N-acetyltransferase produces the protein MGEPGIRIRHYRDDDWNAIARIHDAARLDELRHSAGVAAFLTLAETAEGEGLFDGQVWIAETDDGVAGFVALDDDEVTWLYVDPHRYRQGIGRALLRHALAAAGPRVEVTVLDGNPAALQLYLSEGFTITETRTGSLVGNESFAATGHIMHRTGAGG, from the coding sequence ATGGGCGAGCCCGGCATCCGCATCCGTCATTACCGCGACGATGACTGGAACGCGATCGCGCGCATTCACGATGCGGCCCGGCTCGACGAGCTTCGCCACTCCGCGGGCGTCGCGGCGTTCCTGACGCTCGCCGAGACGGCCGAGGGCGAAGGGCTGTTCGACGGCCAGGTCTGGATCGCCGAGACCGACGACGGCGTGGCCGGCTTCGTCGCCCTGGACGACGACGAGGTCACCTGGCTCTACGTCGATCCGCACCGCTACCGCCAGGGCATCGGCCGGGCCCTGTTGCGACATGCTCTCGCCGCCGCGGGGCCCCGGGTCGAGGTCACCGTGCTCGACGGCAACCCGGCCGCGCTGCAGCTCTACCTCAGCGAGGGTTTCACGATCACCGAGACCCGGACGGGCTCGCTGGTCGGCAACGAGTCCTTCGCGGCGACGGGCCACATCATGCACCGCACCGGCGCGGGCGGCTAA
- a CDS encoding VOC family protein codes for MQAEVEAAVPVLYVRNVESAQAFYALFGYREMQTGGDDDARWSYLKCGEHTLLLVCVQPALITHELPLVIYLYVTDLGQVREQLDHAGHDYQTSGRPDHAPGGELRTQDPDGNVVLVGQRTAVAADERSAPSAQEARFSLMRQAAEAISRRGGAPATCQVPAAEGNPCPLPAEIKLADTWGATVWACLTHADEALINAPGAFIASEDAQGLGPWLTHRGATP; via the coding sequence ATGCAAGCTGAGGTAGAGGCCGCCGTCCCTGTGCTCTATGTGCGTAACGTCGAATCCGCGCAGGCCTTCTACGCGCTGTTCGGCTATCGCGAGATGCAGACGGGCGGTGATGACGACGCTCGCTGGTCATATCTGAAATGCGGTGAGCACACCCTCCTGCTGGTGTGCGTGCAACCGGCCCTGATCACCCACGAGTTGCCGTTGGTGATCTATCTGTACGTCACCGACCTGGGCCAGGTACGCGAGCAGCTGGACCACGCGGGCCACGACTACCAGACGAGCGGTCGCCCCGATCACGCACCGGGCGGCGAGCTGCGCACCCAGGACCCCGACGGCAACGTGGTGCTGGTGGGTCAGCGCACGGCGGTGGCTGCGGACGAACGAAGTGCACCCAGCGCACAAGAGGCTCGCTTCTCCTTGATGAGACAGGCGGCAGAGGCCATCAGCCGGCGCGGGGGTGCGCCCGCGACCTGCCAGGTGCCCGCCGCGGAAGGCAACCCCTGCCCTCTGCCCGCGGAGATCAAGCTTGCCGACACCTGGGGAGCGACGGTGTGGGCGTGCCTGACACACGCCGACGAGGCGCTGATCAACGCGCCCGGGGCCTTCATCGCCTCGGAGGACGCGCAAGGTCTGGGGCCGTGGCTCACCCACCGCGGGGCGACACCCTGA
- a CDS encoding SDR family NAD(P)-dependent oxidoreductase: protein MSKIALITGGNRGLGRATAVKLLDAGFEVIYTYRDDPGEKLDAVALPLTVGDLNTYDAFVTELRGVLRDRYGRENFDILINNAGVGLGATIEQATVDDFDRMMNVHLRGMVFLTQKLLPLIADNGKIINLSTGLARFTGEGLYAIYGALKSAVETFTRYLAREVGPRGITANTIAPGATATEFGGGGLQDENVQKHLAAANVMGRMGQPDDIAGAIVALVGEGTQWITAQRIEVSGGMLI from the coding sequence ATGTCCAAAATCGCGCTGATCACCGGCGGAAACCGCGGCCTCGGCCGGGCCACCGCGGTCAAACTCCTCGACGCCGGGTTCGAGGTCATCTACACCTACCGCGACGACCCGGGGGAGAAGCTCGACGCGGTGGCGCTGCCCCTGACCGTCGGCGACCTGAACACGTACGACGCGTTCGTGACCGAACTGCGCGGGGTGCTGCGCGACCGGTACGGCCGGGAGAACTTCGACATCCTCATCAACAACGCGGGTGTCGGCCTCGGCGCGACGATCGAGCAGGCCACGGTCGACGACTTCGACCGGATGATGAACGTGCACCTGCGCGGCATGGTGTTCCTGACCCAGAAACTGCTGCCGCTGATCGCCGACAACGGCAAAATCATCAACCTGTCGACCGGGCTGGCCCGGTTCACCGGCGAAGGCCTGTACGCCATCTACGGCGCCCTGAAGAGCGCGGTCGAGACGTTCACCCGCTACCTCGCCCGCGAGGTGGGGCCGCGCGGCATCACCGCGAACACCATCGCGCCCGGGGCAACCGCGACCGAGTTCGGTGGCGGTGGTCTGCAGGACGAGAACGTGCAGAAACACCTCGCGGCGGCCAACGTGATGGGCCGCATGGGCCAGCCCGACGACATCGCCGGCGCGATCGTCGCCCTGGTCGGCGAGGGCACCCAGTGGATCACCGCGCAGCGCATCGAGGTGTCCGGCGGCATGCTCATCTGA
- a CDS encoding phosphotransferase enzyme family protein, whose product MGWEALQQWGDNATRLERLTGGVANDVWSVRVQGELAVGRLGRRSDADLAWETELMGYLDRAGLTVPVPIPTTDGRLFAGGLVVMTFLAGGPPATPDDWRRVADTLREVHRLTRDRPQRPGWRSSGDLLDAANGTKVNLGAMPPEAVARCRAAWARLAGRPTCVVHGNPANPGNVRVTAERVALIDWDEAHVDVPDLDLVLPGNAAGLDDGAHDIAAQASAAWEAAVSWPSDYAVRRLAEVRTAR is encoded by the coding sequence ATGGGCTGGGAAGCACTGCAGCAGTGGGGCGACAACGCCACACGCCTCGAGCGGCTCACCGGTGGGGTCGCCAACGACGTGTGGAGCGTACGGGTCCAGGGGGAACTGGCCGTCGGGCGCCTCGGCCGCCGCAGCGACGCCGACCTGGCGTGGGAGACCGAGCTGATGGGGTATCTCGACCGCGCGGGCCTGACCGTGCCGGTGCCGATCCCGACCACGGACGGGCGGCTCTTCGCCGGCGGCCTGGTGGTGATGACGTTCCTGGCGGGCGGCCCGCCCGCGACCCCGGACGACTGGCGCCGTGTGGCCGACACGCTGCGCGAGGTGCACCGGCTCACCCGGGACCGGCCGCAGCGCCCCGGCTGGCGGTCGTCGGGTGACCTGCTGGACGCCGCGAACGGCACCAAGGTGAACCTGGGCGCGATGCCGCCGGAGGCCGTGGCCCGCTGCCGAGCGGCGTGGGCGCGGCTCGCCGGCCGGCCGACGTGTGTCGTGCACGGCAACCCGGCCAACCCCGGCAACGTCCGCGTCACCGCCGAGCGGGTCGCACTGATCGACTGGGACGAGGCACACGTCGACGTGCCCGATCTCGACCTGGTGCTGCCCGGCAACGCGGCCGGGCTCGACGACGGCGCGCACGACATCGCCGCGCAGGCCTCAGCCGCATGGGAGGCCGCCGTCAGCTGGCCCAGCGACTATGCCGTCCGGCGCCTGGCCGAGGTGCGGACCGCACGCTGA
- a CDS encoding aminoglycoside N(3)-acetyltransferase — protein sequence MTQALPHTVDTLAADLRALGLSAGDMVLVHSSIRAVGPVAGGVQAVVEALLDVLGPAGTLIVPTHTPANSDPAEWSNPPVPEAWWPVLRGQSPGFDPARTPSQWMGVLPEVVRAWPGAVRSAHPHVSFAAVGAQAVAVTEQHPVEDGLGERSPLGALYRAYGKVLLLGCGHGSNTSLHLAECRRARPVPAEHGAAVRLPSGGSRWVTWTAPEADSSDFEQLGAAYEAGNDVRVGRVGNAETRLMAQRPLVDFATAWLDEHRS from the coding sequence ATGACGCAGGCGCTCCCGCACACCGTCGACACCCTGGCCGCCGATCTGCGTGCGCTGGGGTTGTCGGCGGGGGACATGGTGCTGGTGCACTCCTCGATCCGGGCCGTGGGGCCGGTGGCCGGCGGCGTGCAGGCGGTCGTCGAGGCGCTGCTCGACGTGCTGGGGCCGGCGGGGACGCTGATCGTGCCGACGCACACTCCGGCCAACTCGGACCCGGCCGAGTGGAGCAACCCGCCCGTGCCGGAGGCGTGGTGGCCGGTGCTGCGGGGGCAGAGCCCCGGCTTCGACCCGGCGCGCACCCCCAGCCAGTGGATGGGTGTGCTGCCCGAGGTGGTCCGGGCGTGGCCGGGCGCGGTGCGCAGCGCCCATCCGCACGTGTCGTTCGCGGCGGTGGGGGCGCAGGCGGTGGCGGTCACGGAGCAGCACCCCGTGGAGGACGGGCTGGGGGAGCGGTCCCCGCTGGGTGCGCTCTACCGGGCGTACGGGAAGGTCTTGCTCCTCGGGTGCGGGCACGGAAGCAACACGTCGCTGCACCTGGCCGAATGTCGTCGCGCCCGGCCCGTGCCGGCCGAGCACGGCGCCGCGGTCCGGCTGCCGTCGGGTGGCAGCCGGTGGGTCACCTGGACGGCGCCGGAGGCCGACTCCTCCGATTTCGAGCAGCTCGGCGCCGCTTATGAGGCCGGGAACGACGTACGGGTCGGCCGGGTCGGCAATGCGGAGACGCGGCTGATGGCGCAGCGCCCACTGGTCGACTTCGCCACGGCGTGGCTGGACGAGCACCGGTCCTGA
- a CDS encoding GGDEF domain-containing protein, which produces MDVIRDYAVRARARWWRADPDPLLMWLAAGTAALVALYAADVASAGVQVVGAWVFVAVIHVGLAFVARSTARMPGLPAPTRRFWRSVAAAGVVYLVGDLAQVLVAVRDPSAAVAATGGTVQVVTLAAGSALLMVTLLTVPLGFGSRRERTRFWLDVATVMVAAVVVGWYLVVPERPAALLQMAAPVLAGPMIILLCVFVVAKLVMSGTAPFTRLCGLIGAGGAALKSGADALGRDGLSDGRLHWFLACTVAAHALLTIALRVNQRRLAVRPEALQPRPRKPYSLLPYGSIAVTYVLLTIAVVRDEPVTVAVGLAGAAISTVLVVLRQLTAFRDNARLLAELDAKVRELHLTQEGLHASLAERDALAARLRHHALHDSLTGLPNRVLYAERLDAALAQGRAAVAMLIDLDGFKQVNDERGHAAGDHVLREVARRVQGSLRGTDTVARIGGDEFAVLVLPEPGDDLHDIAARIIRTVETPVAVEGGTARVGASVGIAVATEHTESGDALLRAADRAMYEVKRDGKGSYALAPAH; this is translated from the coding sequence GTGGATGTGATCCGGGACTACGCGGTGCGCGCTCGCGCCCGATGGTGGCGAGCGGACCCGGACCCTCTGCTGATGTGGCTGGCCGCCGGCACCGCCGCCCTGGTCGCGCTGTACGCCGCCGATGTCGCCTCGGCCGGCGTCCAGGTGGTCGGGGCCTGGGTGTTCGTAGCCGTCATCCACGTCGGCCTGGCCTTCGTCGCCCGGTCGACCGCCCGGATGCCCGGTCTGCCCGCGCCGACCCGCCGGTTCTGGCGCTCGGTCGCGGCGGCCGGTGTGGTCTATCTCGTCGGTGACCTCGCTCAGGTACTCGTGGCCGTACGGGATCCGTCGGCTGCCGTCGCGGCCACCGGCGGCACGGTCCAGGTGGTCACGCTCGCGGCGGGCAGCGCGCTGCTGATGGTCACCCTGCTCACCGTTCCGCTGGGTTTCGGCTCCCGCCGCGAGCGCACCCGCTTCTGGCTGGACGTGGCGACCGTGATGGTGGCCGCGGTGGTGGTCGGCTGGTATCTCGTGGTGCCGGAACGCCCGGCGGCGCTGCTGCAGATGGCGGCGCCGGTTCTGGCCGGGCCCATGATCATCCTGCTGTGCGTGTTCGTGGTGGCCAAGCTCGTCATGTCGGGCACCGCGCCGTTCACCCGGCTGTGCGGGCTGATCGGCGCGGGCGGGGCGGCCCTCAAGTCGGGTGCCGACGCGCTGGGCCGCGACGGGCTGAGCGACGGCCGGCTGCACTGGTTCCTGGCCTGCACGGTGGCCGCCCACGCCCTGCTGACGATCGCGTTGCGGGTCAACCAGCGCCGGCTCGCGGTGCGTCCCGAGGCGTTGCAGCCGCGCCCGCGCAAACCGTACAGCCTGCTCCCGTACGGGTCGATCGCCGTCACCTACGTGCTGCTGACCATCGCGGTGGTGCGCGACGAACCGGTCACCGTGGCCGTCGGGCTGGCCGGCGCCGCGATCAGCACGGTGCTGGTGGTGCTGCGGCAGCTCACCGCGTTCCGCGACAACGCGCGCCTGCTCGCCGAACTGGACGCCAAGGTCCGCGAGTTGCACCTGACACAGGAGGGCCTGCACGCCTCGCTGGCCGAACGCGACGCCCTCGCGGCCCGGCTGCGCCACCACGCCCTGCACGACAGCCTGACCGGCCTGCCCAATCGGGTGCTCTACGCCGAACGCCTGGACGCGGCCCTGGCCCAGGGGCGCGCCGCGGTGGCCATGCTGATCGACCTGGACGGCTTCAAGCAGGTCAACGACGAGCGGGGCCACGCGGCCGGCGACCACGTGCTGCGCGAGGTCGCCCGGCGGGTGCAGGGCAGCCTGCGCGGCACCGACACGGTGGCGCGGATCGGCGGGGACGAGTTCGCCGTCCTGGTGCTGCCCGAACCCGGTGATGACCTGCACGACATCGCGGCACGGATCATCCGTACGGTGGAAACGCCCGTCGCCGTCGAGGGCGGCACGGCCCGGGTCGGGGCCAGCGTGGGCATCGCCGTGGCCACGGAACACACCGAGAGCGGCGACGCCCTGCTGCGTGCGGCCGACCGCGCCATGTACGAGGTCAAGCGGGACGGCAAGGGCTCCTACGCGCTGGCCCCAGCGCACTGA
- a CDS encoding DUF4360 domain-containing protein, which yields MFKALATGTALLAALAGAASPASASPAPTPRNQMTINVVAANGSGCPWRSAQVLPSRDNRSFTVTYSRFTAQVGVGAQPMDARKNCQLALDVRVPQGFTYAISRTDYRGFAHLERGAYASLSAFTYFQGESRTDLSRYTFSGPMDANWQRSRAVGIKALSFRPCGDQRYLNVNNELRVFGGSSKVRKTTSSLTMDSTDGRLDTVYHVSWKKC from the coding sequence ATGTTCAAGGCTCTTGCCACTGGCACCGCTCTTCTCGCCGCCCTTGCCGGTGCCGCTTCACCCGCATCGGCGTCACCCGCACCGACGCCTCGTAACCAGATGACCATCAACGTGGTGGCCGCCAACGGCTCCGGGTGCCCGTGGCGCAGTGCTCAGGTGCTCCCCTCGCGCGACAATAGATCATTTACCGTGACATACAGCCGATTCACCGCTCAGGTGGGTGTCGGCGCACAGCCGATGGACGCTCGCAAGAATTGTCAGCTGGCGCTCGACGTGCGCGTGCCGCAGGGCTTCACCTATGCGATTTCCCGGACCGATTACCGCGGGTTCGCTCATCTCGAGCGCGGTGCGTACGCGTCCCTGAGCGCCTTCACCTACTTCCAGGGTGAGTCGCGTACCGACCTGAGCCGGTACACCTTCTCCGGACCCATGGATGCGAATTGGCAGCGCAGCCGCGCGGTCGGCATCAAGGCTCTCTCGTTCCGCCCCTGCGGGGATCAGAGATACCTGAACGTCAACAACGAACTGCGCGTCTTCGGCGGCTCCTCGAAGGTGAGGAAGACAACGAGTTCTCTCACCATGGACTCCACCGACGGCCGCCTCGACACCGTTTACCACGTGTCCTGGAAGAAGTGCTGA
- a CDS encoding helix-turn-helix domain-containing protein: protein MQNFGQDLPAQLLATSAGLGWQTVEARQYADPAVADEFSTGSDRLLLVLVTGGRYRIESRSGRSWRRAGYRPGSLGVTAPGNVSVLRWRSSHPDPMESLHLHLDPAPAGGVVFPDALTLHDPFVLSGARALGAALRSGAPGLYADSVAQALVTHLAYGVVRPRRAAPKAVVPLSESEVRRVEEHMRARIADDVTVDELARAANVSKYHFIRAFAAATGLTPYRYLRRLRMRAAAETLRTTAYGVARVAAMSGYRSTGQFAAAFRTEMGVSPVEFRNSR, encoded by the coding sequence ATGCAGAACTTCGGCCAGGATTTGCCCGCGCAGTTGCTGGCGACCAGCGCCGGGCTGGGCTGGCAGACCGTCGAGGCACGCCAGTACGCCGATCCCGCCGTGGCTGACGAGTTCAGCACCGGCTCCGACCGGTTGCTGCTGGTCCTGGTCACCGGCGGGCGCTACCGGATCGAAAGCCGGAGCGGGCGCTCGTGGCGACGGGCCGGCTACCGGCCCGGCTCGCTCGGCGTCACGGCGCCGGGGAATGTGAGCGTGCTGCGCTGGCGCAGCTCACACCCCGACCCGATGGAGTCGCTGCACCTGCACCTCGACCCGGCCCCGGCCGGCGGCGTCGTCTTCCCGGACGCCCTCACCCTGCACGACCCGTTCGTCCTCTCCGGGGCGCGGGCCCTGGGCGCTGCGCTGCGCTCCGGCGCACCCGGCCTGTACGCGGACTCGGTAGCCCAGGCGCTGGTGACCCACCTCGCCTACGGGGTGGTGCGGCCGCGCCGGGCCGCCCCGAAAGCCGTCGTGCCGCTCAGCGAGTCCGAGGTGCGCCGGGTCGAGGAACACATGCGGGCCCGGATCGCCGACGACGTGACCGTCGACGAACTGGCCCGGGCCGCCAACGTCAGCAAATACCACTTCATCCGCGCCTTCGCCGCCGCCACCGGGCTCACCCCGTACCGCTATCTGCGCCGGCTGCGGATGCGGGCCGCGGCCGAGACGCTGCGCACCACCGCGTACGGCGTGGCCCGGGTGGCCGCGATGAGCGGGTATCGCAGCACGGGACAGTTCGCGGCGGCGTTCCGGACGGAAATGGGTGTCTCGCCGGTCGAGTTCCGCAATTCGCGGTGA
- a CDS encoding sensor histidine kinase: MAQAGLFGWLFHRWLPDLWGGGGARAISKLTHLWRLLAIAAISTTAGACIGPTGVWAVSGTYSWAGTAVWLTRNTVSMMLIGAAGLRIGYLLHQYWTTNPGCRRSAFAGAWRATPTWHRLEYVAVTLFSVLAYVVAFGLSHGLPLAFPLLVMTVWAALRLHTTFVIAHDVGLGTIAVLFTLAGLGPFAGIASNSTRALIVQLFVGVVAVVGLAVALGRDERDALMAELRDAQLAAAQQAQILGSVVDSMAEGLAVIAEDGSFLLRNPAAAALLGGIRSETGKFSTSEFYGLYRPDGTHIPAGELPFRRALDTGEPHDMDVIVRNAALAEDRVLAVRASVIPGLINGRRYAVSVFSDVTADRRHRDELTSFAGVVAHDLINPLATVEGWSEELAHVPDAADGIARIQRAAGRMRALITDLLAYTTSRDGRLQPDTVSLTDMVADIAAARVDQAQSNGQPVPSIAVRDLSPIHADAALTRQLLDNLISNAIKYTAPGVTPHITVTGSPVEDDTYIRIDIADNGIGIPTGQHDAVFNNFHRAHRTEGYAGTGLGLAICKRIVERHGGLITAAHNPAGPGTLISFTLPAATRRSSPRPVATNVR; the protein is encoded by the coding sequence GTGGCGCAGGCCGGCTTGTTCGGGTGGCTGTTCCACCGATGGCTGCCCGATCTGTGGGGAGGCGGCGGAGCCAGGGCGATATCGAAGCTGACCCACCTGTGGCGGTTGCTCGCCATCGCGGCGATCAGCACCACCGCCGGAGCGTGCATCGGTCCGACCGGCGTCTGGGCTGTCTCGGGAACGTACTCCTGGGCCGGCACCGCGGTATGGCTCACCCGCAACACCGTCAGCATGATGCTGATCGGCGCGGCCGGGTTACGCATCGGCTACCTGCTGCACCAATACTGGACGACCAATCCGGGCTGCCGCCGTTCCGCGTTCGCCGGCGCCTGGCGGGCCACACCGACGTGGCACCGGCTCGAGTACGTCGCCGTCACCCTGTTCTCCGTGCTCGCGTACGTGGTCGCCTTCGGGCTCAGCCACGGCTTGCCGCTGGCCTTTCCGCTGCTGGTGATGACGGTGTGGGCGGCGTTGCGGCTGCACACCACCTTCGTCATCGCGCACGATGTGGGTCTGGGCACGATCGCGGTGCTGTTCACGCTGGCCGGGCTGGGCCCGTTCGCCGGGATCGCATCCAACTCCACCCGCGCGTTGATCGTCCAGCTGTTCGTGGGCGTGGTCGCCGTCGTCGGCCTCGCGGTCGCCCTCGGCCGCGACGAACGTGACGCCCTCATGGCGGAGTTGCGAGACGCCCAGCTCGCCGCGGCGCAGCAGGCCCAGATTTTGGGGTCCGTCGTCGATTCGATGGCCGAAGGGCTGGCCGTCATCGCCGAAGACGGGTCGTTCCTGCTGCGCAACCCCGCGGCAGCCGCGTTGCTCGGCGGTATCCGCAGCGAGACAGGCAAATTCAGCACCAGCGAGTTCTACGGCCTCTACCGGCCCGACGGCACCCACATCCCCGCCGGCGAGCTGCCTTTCCGCCGGGCGCTGGACACTGGTGAACCGCACGACATGGACGTCATCGTCCGCAACGCCGCGCTCGCCGAAGACCGCGTCCTGGCTGTCCGTGCCTCCGTCATTCCCGGCCTGATCAACGGCCGCCGGTACGCCGTCAGCGTGTTCTCGGACGTTACGGCCGACCGCCGTCACCGCGACGAACTCACCTCCTTCGCCGGCGTGGTCGCTCACGATCTCATCAACCCGCTCGCCACCGTCGAAGGATGGTCCGAAGAACTCGCCCATGTGCCGGATGCCGCCGACGGCATTGCCCGGATCCAGCGCGCCGCCGGCCGGATGCGTGCCCTCATCACCGACCTGCTCGCCTACACCACCAGCCGCGACGGCCGGCTCCAGCCGGACACCGTGTCACTGACCGACATGGTCGCCGACATCGCCGCCGCACGCGTCGACCAGGCCCAGAGCAACGGGCAGCCCGTACCGTCGATAGCCGTCCGCGACCTCAGCCCGATACACGCAGATGCGGCCCTGACCCGACAACTGCTCGACAACCTCATCAGCAATGCCATCAAATACACGGCGCCGGGCGTCACCCCCCACATAACGGTCACCGGCTCACCCGTCGAAGACGACACCTACATCCGGATCGACATCGCCGACAACGGCATCGGCATTCCGACCGGACAACACGACGCGGTGTTCAACAACTTTCATCGCGCGCATCGCACCGAGGGTTACGCCGGCACCGGACTGGGCTTGGCCATCTGCAAACGGATCGTCGAACGCCACGGCGGGCTGATCACCGCGGCACACAACCCGGCCGGGCCGGGAACCCTCATCTCGTTCACTCTGCCGGCGGCCACGCGCCGGTCTTCCCCCCGGCCAGTAGCCACGAACGTCCGGTGA